One segment of Brassica napus cultivar Da-Ae chromosome C3, Da-Ae, whole genome shotgun sequence DNA contains the following:
- the LOC106386488 gene encoding heavy metal-associated isoprenylated plant protein 19-like, with translation MTKEKKKDNVRFMDVEFNVSMHCNECERKIARVISKFKGVETFTTDMNGHKVVVTGRLDPKKLLKKLRKKTGKRVKIVAKDDKDDESSKYAEDENVLVIDMELIGLGDEQVLGYNDRELEKFMWFSDENPKSICCIS, from the exons ATGacgaaagagaagaaaaaggaTAATGTCAGA TTTATGGATGTCGAGTTCAACGTATCGATGCATTGCAACGAATGCGAGAGAAAAATCGCCAGAGTTATCTCTAAATTCAAAG GAGTTGAAACATTTACGACGGATATGAATGGTCACAAGGTTGTGGTCACGGGAAGGCTTGATCCAAAAAAGTTGTTGAAGAAACTCAGGAAGAAGACAGGCAAGAGAGTGAAGATTGTAGCGAAGGATGATAAAGATGACGAATCTAGTAAGTACGCCGAGGACGAAAACGTTCTCGTGATTGATATGGAACTGATCGGTTTAGGAGATGAGCAGGTCCTTGGGTATAATGATAGGGAGTTAGAGAAGTTTATGTGGTTTAGCGATGAGAATCCAAAATCCATATGTTGTATCTCTTAA
- the LOC106389378 gene encoding 1-deoxy-D-xylulose-5-phosphate synthase, chloroplastic: MALSVFRFPSYLSRETSTDHCNTTSLSSSRSLATYFPSICRSSTVFPSKIRTTVNGSLVKKGDYYSTRPPTPLLDTINHPIHMKNLSIKELKALSDELRSDVVFNVSKTGGHLGSNLGVVELTVALHYIFNTPQDKILWDVGHQSYPHKILTGRRGKMKTLRQTNGLSGFTKRGESEHDSFGTGHSSTTISAGLGMAVGRDLKGRDNNVVAVIGDGAMTAGQAYEAMNNAGYLDSDMIVILNDNKQVSLPTANLDGPTPPVGAFSRALSKLQSKRPLRELREAAKGMTKKIGGSMHRLSQYARGMISGAGSTLFEELGFYYIGPVDGHNIDDLVSILKEVKSTRTSGPVLIHVVTEKGHGYHYAERAHDKYHGVVKFDPETGKQFKNISETKSYTTYFAEALIAEAEAHKDVVAIHAAMGGGTGLNLFQRRFPTRCFDVGIAEQHAVTFAAGLACEGLKPFCAIYSSFMQRAYDQVVHDVDLQKLPVRFAMDRAGLVGADGPTHCGAFDVTFMACLPNMIVMAPSDEAELFNMVATAAAIDDRPSCFRYPRGNGVGVSLPPGNKGVPLEVGNGRILREGERVALLGYGSAVQNCLEASSILDKRGLKMTVADARFCKPLDIALIRNLAKSHEVLITVEEGSIGGFGSHVVQFLALDGLLDGKLKWRPMVLPDRYTEHGSPLDQLAEAGLTASHIAATVLNLIGTPRETLYWK; this comes from the exons ATGGCTCTCTCTGTATTTCGATTTCCTTCTTACTTGAGTAGAGAAACTTCAACAGATCATTGCAATACtacttctttatcttcttctcgATCTTTGGCTACATATTTTCCATCAATATGCCGCAGCAGTACCGTTTTTCCT TCAAAAATAAGAACAACAGTAAATGGCTCACTTGTAAAGAAGGGTGACTATTATTCTACAAGACCACCAACTCCTTTGTTGGACACAATCAACCATCCAATCCACATGAAAAATTTGTCCATCAAG GAACTCAAAGCTCTTTCAGACGAGCTGAGGTCAGATGTTGTCTTCAATGTTTCAAAAACTGGAGGACATTTAGGTTCCAATCTTGGTGTTGTTGAGCTCACAGTGGCTCTGCATTACATCTTCAATACTCCTCAAGATAAGATTCTCTGGGATGTTGGTCATCAG TCTTATCCTCACAAGATTCTAACGGGGAGAAGAGGAAAGATGAAGACACTGAGACAAACCAATGGCCTATCTGGTTTCACCAAGCGAGGAGAGAGTGAACATGATTCTTTTGGCACTGGACATAGTTCAACCACAATATCTGCAGGATTGG GGATGGCTGTGGGAAGGGACTTGAAGGGTAGGGACAACAACGTGGTTGCAGTTATAGGCGATGGTGCAATGACAGCTGGACAAGCTTATGAAGCCATGAACAATGCTGGCTATTTGGACTCTGACATGATTGTGATTCTCAATGACAACAAGCAAGTTTCTTTGCCAACTGCTAACTTGGATGGACCAACACCACCTGTTGGAGCTTTTAGCAGGGCTCTTAGTAAGTTGCAGTCTAAACGTCCTCTTAGGGAACTAAGAGAAGCTGCAAAG GGGATGACAAAGAAAATTGGAGGATCAATGCACCGGCTTTCTCAGTATGCTCGTGGAATGATTAGTGGGGCTGGTTCAACACTATTTGAAGAACTTGGTTTCTACTATATTGGTCCAGTTGATGGACACAACATAGATGATTTGGTTTCAATTCTTAAAGAAGTAAAGAGCACTCGAACCTCAGGACCAGTTCTTATTCATGTCGTGACTGAGAAAGGTCATGGATATCATTATGCAGAGAGAGCACATGACAAGTATCAcg GAGTTGTGAAATTTGATCCAGAAACTGGTAAACAGTTCAAAAACATTTCTGAAACTAAGTCTTACACGACCTATTTTGCGGAGGCCTTGATTGCAGAAGCAGAGGCACATAAAGATGTTGTTGCCATTCATGCAGCCATGGGAGGTGGGACTGGGTTGAATCTCTTCCAACGCCGCTTCCCTACACGTTGTTTCGATGTCGGTATAGCAGAACAACATGCAGTTACTTTCGCTGCTGGTCTTGCATGTGAAGGTCTTAAGCCATTTTGTGCAATCTACTCGTCTTTCATGCAACGAGCTTATGACCAA GTTGTACATGATGTTGATCTACAAAAACTACCTGTGAGATTTGCAATGGATAGAGCAGGACTTGTGGGAGCAGATGGTCCAACGCATTGTGGAGCATTTGATGTGACGTTTATGGCATGTCTTCCAAACATGATAGTGATGGCTCCATCTGATGAAGCAGAACTTTTTAACATGGTTGCAACCGCTGCAGCTATAGATGACCGTCCTTCTTGCTTTCGATATCCTAGAGGAAACGGTGTTGGTGTTTCACTTCCTCCTGGAAACAAAGGTGTCCCTCTTGAG GTTGGAAATGGTAGGATACTCAGGGAAGGTGAGAGGGTAGCTCTATTAGGCTACGGATCAGCTGTTCAAAACTGTTTAGAGGCTTCTTCTATACTCGATAAACGAGGATTAAAGATGACTGTAGCAGATGCAAGATTTTGCAAGCCATTAGATATTGCTCTTATTCGAAACTTAGCTAAATCTCATGAGGTTCTGATCACGGTTGAAGAAGGTTCAATTGGAGGGTTTGGATCACATGTGGTACAGTTTCTAGCACTAGATGGTCTTCTTGACGGAAAGCTCAAG TGGAGACCAATGGTACTACCTGACCGGTATACTGAGCATGGATCACCACTAGACCAACTGGCTGAAGCTGGCCTCACGGCTTCTCACATTGCAGCCACCGTACTTAACTTAATTGGGACACCCAGAGAAACCTTGTATTGGAAGTAA